One region of Maledivibacter sp. genomic DNA includes:
- a CDS encoding LexA repressor, with protein MLLKDPHVNLYKAIKKYHEDNGYAPTVRELQEICNYKSTSTVYCHLKVLEKAEYIEMGERKSRAIRLL; from the coding sequence ATGCTATTGAAAGACCCCCATGTTAATTTGTATAAAGCAATAAAAAAATATCATGAGGATAATGGATACGCTCCCACTGTCAGAGAGCTTCAAGAGATATGCAACTATAAATCCACCAGTACTGTGTACTGTCATTTAAAGGTTCTTGAGAAGGCTGAGTATATCGAGATGGGGGAAAGGAAATCCAGGGCAATAAGACTGTTATAA
- a CDS encoding CapA family protein encodes MKYFLKVFMISFIFFVLLGAGGLMAIFEKDKGSLEVHTPVVIDEDKKDEDSKELEDKNKPIKITFAGDCTLGIYEGSAYAYSLPFVLEEKGKDYGYFFRKVKPVLEKDDLTLVNLESPLTTSTEKKDKQFCFKGHPDYANILREGSIEMVNIANNHIYDYSKQGFLDTIQALKNSDVQYSGEGYITYYSVGDITIASIGYRGWSTYIKPYISKDIKEARDKADIVIVSIHWGDENKYYPNKVQKTLGRFAIDEGADIVIGHHPHVIQGIEKYKDKYIVYSLGNFCFGGNKNPKDKDTIIFQSEFTVVDKRITKMEGSIIPCSISSVKNINNYQPIILEGSEKERVLDRVYEYSKGLEYGISR; translated from the coding sequence ATGAAATATTTTTTGAAGGTATTTATGATTTCTTTTATTTTCTTCGTTCTTCTGGGAGCAGGGGGATTGATGGCTATATTTGAAAAGGATAAGGGTTCCCTAGAGGTTCATACTCCCGTAGTAATAGATGAAGATAAGAAGGATGAAGATAGTAAAGAATTAGAGGACAAAAACAAGCCCATAAAAATAACCTTTGCTGGGGATTGTACTTTAGGTATTTATGAAGGTTCTGCATATGCATATTCACTACCCTTTGTATTAGAAGAAAAGGGTAAGGATTATGGATACTTTTTTAGAAAAGTTAAGCCTGTTTTGGAAAAGGATGATTTGACATTGGTTAATCTGGAATCACCTCTTACTACCAGCACAGAAAAAAAGGATAAACAGTTTTGCTTCAAGGGACACCCAGACTATGCCAATATATTAAGGGAAGGCAGTATTGAGATGGTCAATATAGCTAATAATCACATATATGATTACTCAAAACAGGGATTTCTTGATACTATACAGGCCCTAAAAAATTCTGATGTACAATATTCAGGAGAAGGCTATATTACTTATTACAGCGTAGGGGATATAACCATTGCAAGTATAGGGTATCGTGGATGGTCAACCTACATAAAGCCCTATATTTCCAAGGACATAAAAGAAGCTAGGGATAAGGCAGATATAGTTATAGTTTCCATACATTGGGGAGATGAAAATAAGTATTATCCCAATAAGGTTCAAAAGACCCTAGGGAGATTTGCCATCGACGAAGGAGCAGATATAGTTATAGGCCATCATCCCCATGTGATACAGGGAATAGAAAAATATAAGGATAAATACATAGTATACAGCCTAGGCAATTTCTGCTTTGGAGGAAATAAAAATCCTAAGGATAAGGATACCATAATATTTCAAAGTGAGTTTACCGTAGTTGATAAAAGGATTACAAAGATGGAAGGAAGTATAATACCCTGTTCAATATCCTCAGTAAAAAATATCAATAACTA